Sequence from the Bacteroidota bacterium genome:
CTGACGACCGACCAGGTCTTCCGCACCGACGGCCCGAGCCTGTTCCGCATCGGGTGGCGGTGGCTGCGCCGCCTGCTCTCCGGCGGCGAGGTCGGGCAGGGCGCGCACGGCTTCGTCGACACGACCCCGCTCTACCGCCTGCTCCGGCAGCACCTCGACCCGCACGGCCGCGGCATCGAGGGCATCGGGCAGAACATCCGCGACGGCCGCCTCCGCGCCTTCGGGCTGACGGCGACGGACTACGCGACGGGCCGCTCGGTGACCTGGACGCAGGGGCGGGACCTGGAGCCGTGGGACCTGCCCAACCGCAAGAGCATTGAGGCGTGCGTCGGCGTGGAGCACGTCATGGCCTCGGCCGCACTGCCGTTCATCTTCCCGGCCGTTCCCGTCCGCACGCCCACCGGCGGCGGGTGGTACGGCGACGGCGGCATCCGGCTGACGGCCCCGCTGTCGCCCGCGCTCCACTTCGGGGCCGAGCGCGTCCTCGCCGTCTCGACGCGCTACGCCCGGACGGCGGCCGAAGCCGCCAACCCCGCGACGATCGGCTACCCGCCCCCGGCCCAGATCGCGGGCGTCCTGATGAACGGCATCTTCCTCGACCTGCTCGACCAGGACGCCACCACGCTCCGCCGCATCTCGCACCTCGTCGAGGACTGCCGGCCGGCGCAGCCCGGCGGCTTGCGGCCCGTAGACCTCCTCGTGGTCCGGCCTTCGGAAGACCTCGGGTGCCTCGCCGGCAGCTACGAGCCCGAGCTGCCGGCGACGTTCCGCTTCCTGATGCGCGGCCTCGGCTCCCACGAAACCCGCAGCCCGGACTGGCTCTCGATGCTGCTCTTCGAGCCGGACTACCTCCGCCACCTCATCGCCATCGGCGAGCGCGACGCCGAGGCGCGGGCCGAAGAGATCGGCGCGGTGATCGAGGGGTAGCGTCGCTACGCCTCTTCGTCGCCTTCGAGGGTGCGGCCGCGCCGCAGCGTCGCCGGCTGCGTTATGGGGGTGTCGGCGAGGAAAGGGTAGAGCGCCTCCAGGTCGAGGAGTTGCCACGGCCGGCCCTCGACGCACACCGGGAGGCTGTGCGACTCGGCATACTCGACCGTCCGGTGGCTCAGACGCGCGAAGTCGGCGAACACATGGGGCACGCGGAGCACCCGGCCGGGCCGCTTCTCCGTCGGCGAAGCCACGATCGACAGGCTGTTCGCGTCGAGTTCGACGCGCTCGATCTCGTCCCACGAGAGGACCGTCCGCCGCCGGGCGTAGTCGTACCCTACGACCCGGTGCACGGAGAGCTTGACGCACCAGACCACGCTC
This genomic interval carries:
- a CDS encoding patatin-like phospholipase family protein yields the protein MNEPLSSDAHPAAPRAQASVALVMSGGGARAAYQVGVMRGLARQWPAFRPDIITGVSAGAINAVSLASHPGSFPDAVEALHRLWTDLTTDQVFRTDGPSLFRIGWRWLRRLLSGGEVGQGAHGFVDTTPLYRLLRQHLDPHGRGIEGIGQNIRDGRLRAFGLTATDYATGRSVTWTQGRDLEPWDLPNRKSIEACVGVEHVMASAALPFIFPAVPVRTPTGGGWYGDGGIRLTAPLSPALHFGAERVLAVSTRYARTAAEAANPATIGYPPPAQIAGVLMNGIFLDLLDQDATTLRRISHLVEDCRPAQPGGLRPVDLLVVRPSEDLGCLAGSYEPELPATFRFLMRGLGSHETRSPDWLSMLLFEPDYLRHLIAIGERDAEARAEEIGAVIEG